GCGTTTCGACTTGAGCGGAAGCGGCGGGAGCGGCCGCCAGCACACTCCCCAGCACGAGCATTCCCAGTAAATATCTCATTTTTGCCTCCTCGTTGAATTTGCTTCGACCTTCGTGGACTTGAGAGAGTTCACTTGGCCGACATGATGCTCTTAACTCCGCAGAACTACTGTTGCAAAAGAAGTGCCATTCGGCCCGCCTGGTCGCAATCGTGTCAGCGCGGATGAGCTTCGCGCAGTGTCGTGCAAGCCCTCGCTAAGCCGAATGGTTTGGCATCAAAGATGCCAACAGGTTCGTGAACAGTGGAACGCGGGAAAATCGCACGGAAACAACGTGTTTTGTGTGGGTAAGCGACGCGAAGTACGCCAACGAGGTCGCGACTCAACCACGCTTCTACCATCGACAATGCCATTCGACTTTCGACGACTTGGAGTCATTTCACTTTCTCACTACCGCCTTTCCTTGATTGCAGGAGTTGTCCATGAAACGGTCTTTAATGAGCGGCGCCTTCGCGATGTCCATCGCATTCGCATCCACAGCCGGCGCGCAGAACGAGAGCGCTGCTGACCCAGCGGCGCCACCCGCAGCAGCGCAGTCCGCGCAGCCGAACACCACGCCTGTCACGCCGCAGACGGTTGACAATCCGAACCCAGCCTCCGATGAAGTGGCGCCCCCCTTCGCGGATACGCCTGCCGGACAAACGAGCGATGTTCCCCAGCCCGGCGAGGTCACTCCGCCCGCCTTGGACAATGGTACGCCAGCTGATTCCGCGGCCGGCGCGGCTACCGATCGCTTCCCGAACACTGACACTCAGCGCGACGCGCGCACGTTTCGCAACGACGATCGGCGCGACGGTCGAGATCCGCAAGCTGGGCGTACGCCGCGTTCGAACTTCGACCCAGGCTTTCAAGTCTGGGGACAGACGGGACAGCCGCTGATGATCGGCACAGTCCCGACCGGCGGGCTCGCGGCACAAGCGGGATTGCGTGCCGACGATCGAATCATCTCCATCGATGGTCGTACATTCACCACGCCAAGCGAATTTCAGGACTTCGCACCGCAACTCGCGGGACGGCGCGTGCCGATCATCGTGGAGCGCGACGGTCAACAACAAACTGTGTCGATCGAATACCCCACCGCCGCGCAGTCAGATTCCGTCGCCTCCTCCCGAGGTTGGTTGGGCGTCTATCTGTCGCCGAGCTTCTCGGGCAACGGAGCGCGGGTGAGTCGACTCGCGACCGGTAGTCCCGCCGCTCGGGCTGGGTTGCGAACGGGTGACATCATTGTCGGACTGAACGGCCGCGACGTCTGGAATTACCATGATTTGGTCGATGGCGTGACGGGTCTGAGTCCGAACTCGACCGCGGAACTGAACGTCATGCGAAACGGCCGCACGGTGCCGCTGGTTGCCACCGTAGCCGCGGTGCAACGCGCTGGTTATCGCGGCGACGGCTATCAGCGGGGCTATGATGCCGACGGCTACGGTCGCCGGCCGGCCCCACCGACCTGGAATTCCGGATCTAACGTCGGCGCTACGGACCGCCTGGATCGACTGGAACAGATGGTGATTGAGCTACAAACCGAACTGCGTTCGATGCGCCATGAGTTGTCGCAGAATCGGTAGTTCCTTGCTTCACTCGGAAGCGATTGGGCGTTCTCAACTTCATGTTGGGAACGCCTCATACTTGCGCCCTCGGCTCAAGTGGGACGCGGCCCACTGGCACGACAGTTGCTTCGCTAGTGAGCCGCCTGGGATTCACTCTTTTTAGGAGCCACATCATGGAACCGCTGCGCGAACAGACGTTGGACCAAAACCTGGTCGTGGGCGTCTTTTATAGCCGCGAGAATCTACACACCGCCGTGACTGATCTGCACTCAGCAGGGTTCACAAACAGCGAAATCGGTGTCATCGCGCGCAAAGAGGACGCGGATTGGCAAAGTCCGGCCGCGGATGTGGACACCGGCGCAGGCAACGCCGTTGCGGGCGCAGCGACGGGTGCCGTTGCGGGCGCAGGTCTTGGCGGCATTTGGGCGCTCGGCATCGCGGCCGGCATGCTGCCCGCGATCGGTCCCATCGTGGCAGGCGGCATTTTGGGCAGCGTGCTGGCCAGCGCAGCGGCTGGCGCGACCGCCGGAGGATTGACCGGCGCGTTGATCGGCTATGGCCTGAGCGATGAAGAAGCTCAATTCTACGAGAGTGAACTCGATGCCGGTCGCATGGTGCTCACTGTCCGCGCGGGCGATCGGCATGCGTTGGCCGAATCGATTCTACGGATGCACGGCGCGTCGGACATTCGGTCGGATCGCAAAGAAGTGCGCAGCGAGGTCCTCGGACGGTAATGCGACGATTCCATGTACTGGCCTGCGATTACGATGGTACGTTGGCCAGACACGGCCAAGTGGATGCTCCGACGATGGCCGCGCTCGAACAAGTGCGGGCGTCGGGACGGCGCCTGGTGATGGTCACTGGGCGCCGACTGGCGGAATTGTTGGAGACGTTCTCCAGCGCGCACGTCTTCGATCGCCTCGTCGTGGAAAACGGAGCGGTCGTTTATGACCCGGCAACGGGAGCGGAGAAAGTACTGGCGGAAGCCCCGTCGCCACGGTTCATCGAAACATTGCGAGCACGCGGCGTAGGGCCGATCGCAGTCGGACATACCATCGTCGCCACTTGGGAACCGCACGGAACGACCGTGCTTGAGGTCATTCGCGACCTTGGCCTCGGCATGCAGATCGTCCTGAACAAAGGTGCTGTCATGGTGCTTCCCGGCACGGTCAGCAAAGCCACGGGGCTGGAGCATGCACTCGGTGAATTCGGCCTTTCGCCACGCAACGCCGTGGCCGTCGGAGATGCTGAAAACGATCACGTGCTTTTAACCTACTGCGAGTGCGGCGCTGCGGTTTCTAACGCCGTGCAGGCGCTGAAAGATCGCGCGGATATAATTCTTGAGCGCGATCATGGTGACGGTGTGATCGACTTGATCGAACAAATTGTCGACAACGACCTCTCGCGATGGATGACGAATTGCCCTCGGCGACGGTTGGAATTGGGATCGACCGCCGGAGGCGATCCGGTGCGCCTACCGACGTTCGGCGTTGGCGTGGCTTTGGAATCGCAGGCGCTGGATTCGCTCCAGCCGCTCCTGGATTCCTTGATTCAGCAATGGAATGCCCAAGGCTATCAGTGGTGTGCGGTTTCCTTGGCATCGACGCAATTGACCGAAAAGGCCGAAGTTAACCTGGGAACGGAAACCCAGGCGCCGGAAATGGATGCAGTCATTCGGGCCCTCGACAACCCGCGCCATTCGATCTTCGTCAATTGTGCGCACCTGAATGCATTCGACCAGGGCACCTTTCTGAAGGCGCTCGCGAATACGCTGGCCGAACGTCGGCGGACAAGCGGGCGGCCTCATTGGGTGTGCTGGATGGGCGCCGCGCAGGCGCTCAAGAATGCAGGCATCAATCTGGACGAACTCGGCGCCGGCATGGTCTTTGCAGATGCCGTTGAAGCGCACGACAGCGACTTGCCAACAAAGTTGCAACGGGTGCGCGTAGTTGATCGACGAGGCCTGGCCGACACTTCGACCGTCGACACATCCGGCGTCGCTTTCAAGTCATTTCATTGGCTTGTCAGCGACGACGGAAAGGTTCGCCTTGAGCCTGCCGACATCGACCACCACAATTCCCATTCCAGTAAGCCAACTCCATGAAGCCCCTCGTCGTTGATATTGGCGGCACCAACGTCAAAGCCTGGTCGCCGGACGGCAAGATCATGGAAAGGCTTCCCACCGGCAAGCAGTTCACGCCCGCGCAGTTACTGCAGGCGCTGGAGCGCTGGAGGCAAGCGGCGCCCTGCGACTCGGTGGCGATCGGCTATCCGGGGCGCGTGCAGAACGGCCGACCAGCGCGCGAGCCGTGGAACCTGGGGGACGGTTGGCTCGATTTCGACTTTGAATCAAAGATCGACGTGCCGGTCCGGCTAATGAACGATGCGGCGATGCAGGCGCTCGGCAGCTATGAGCGCGGCTCGATGTTGTTCCTGGGTCTCGGCACCAGCGTCGGTTCGACACTCGTCGTGGACGGTTTCGTCGTGCCGTTAGAACTGGGCAGCATTCCTTATTCGCGCAATCGCAGCCTGGAGGAGATGCTGTCCAAAAAAGCGTTGCATCAGACCGGTCAGCCTCGCTGGCGGAGGGCTATTTTGCGCGTGCTTCCGAAGCTTCTGTACGCGTTCGCCGCGGACTACATCGTTCTCGGCGGCGGCAATGCCCAACGACTACGCGGACAGCTGCCAGATTTTGTGCGTCTGGGCCACAACCGCAACGCCTACATTGGCGGCGTGCGGCTGTGGCAGGCGAGCGATTTTCGCCGCGTGCATTGGATACCGGATGAAGCGCTGTCGAGTCACCAGGAAAACGCCCCAGATGGGGCCGCATAGATCAGGAGCGGAACCCCGGAGCGCGGCAATACTTGCGGACGACCTGCGTGAACGGCCAAAAGATCTTTCCTTGATCCTCCGCGGAGATGCCGATGCCAGTGTCGCGAACTGCGAACTGAAACGATTCGTTCAACTACCCGGGGGACAATCTCTCTCTTTCCTCACTACTGAATGCGATTTCGCTAAGCGCAATCATGGAGGGAGGCTTGCATGCGTAGCCGCTTCGGAACGACAATTGCAACCGTTGCGTGAACTGCATTGACCCCAGACGCCCCCAGCCGAGGTGAAGTGCCATGCGCCTTCCATGTAAACGAATTGTCGCGGTCGGCTCGCTCGCCGGATTGCTACTGTTCATGGCCGCGTACAACGGCGTGGCGCAAGATCGACCGCGCCGCCCGCGCGCCGGCCAGCAACCTGCTCAACCTGCTGCGCCGGCGACGACGCCGCCTGCGGCGCGCGCGGAGCGTGCGGACGCGGTACAGCAGGCGCAAACCGTTCAGCCGCCGACTGGCGATCGCCCGGAAACGCAGTTCAATGACCATGATCGCGCGATGACCGCCGCACTGAGCAAGCCGGCGTCAATCGACCCCTCGCTCGCCGAGCAGCCAGAGGCCGGTCGCATGACCGGCTTCGATTTCTACAAAGATCCGCTCAACGCCGCGAAGCCAGGGACGACCTTTGCGGAAATCATGGCGGCCGACGTCGCGCAGCGCGAGCCGGTCATGGTGCGCCAGCGTCAATTGCTGGAAGCGCGGTACAACCTGACGCCACGAACGAATCCTGAACTCCGCATGACGCGCGGCAAGCTCATCCCATTGGGACCGACGGCGCGCTTGCGCGACGGCGTCACCTGGGATTCGCTAGCGGGATTGACGCCACCGCAGATGCTTGAGCAACGAGCCTTTCCCTACCCCGCGCTGCCACATCCCAAGCAAGTCGCCGGCGGCCAGGTGTTTCCCAAGATGCAGATCGACATGTTCCCGCGGTTGCAGCGGTTCGACGTGGAGTTCGATCTGCCGGACGCCTTCATCCCCGAGTTTCCGCCGGCGATCTTTCTCGCGAATCGGCCGGAGTTGGGCGACGTCTCGCGCGGCCAGGTCGTGTCGATCAACAACTACTACCCGCTGTTCAAAGATTTGCTGACGCCGGTGCAACTGGACGGACTGCGACTGTTGCTTACGCCGTTGCCGCAGGAGGAATTTAATCCCACCGATGATCGCAAGACTGAGCAACCGAGCCTTGGCGTCACTTGCTTCGATTGCCACGTGAACGGCCACACAACCGCGCAGTTTCACTTGAATCCCGACACGCGACCTCAAGAGCGCCGCCTGCGACTCGACACGGTGAGCTTGCGCGGCGTAGCACAACAGCAAATTCACGGGTCGAAACGCAGTCTCCGCTCAATCGAAGACTTCACCGAATTCGAGCAACGCACCGCGTACTTCAACGGCGACGCCATTCATGCCATGAAAAAAGGCATGGCGATCCTCGACCGCATTCAGGTCAGCCACATGGCCCAAATGCAGAACATGCTCGATTTCCCGCCGGCGCCGAAGTTGAATCGCGAAGGACGTTTGAACCCGGCGCTCGCCAACGAATCCGAGCTGCGCGGCGAAGGGCTGTTCTTCGGCAAGGCGCGTTGCGCGGAGTGCCATCCAGCGCCGTTCTACATCGATCATCAACTCCATGACCTGCAGGTCGAACGCTTCTCCGGCGAGGCCCCTCCAGGCGTCATCAAGACTTTCACGCTGCGGGGGATCAAAGAAAGCCCGCCGTACATGCACGACGGGCGTTGCCTAACGCTGGAGGACACTGTTGAGTTCTTCAACATCGTGCTG
Above is a genomic segment from Planctomycetia bacterium containing:
- a CDS encoding PDZ domain-containing protein gives rise to the protein MKRSLMSGAFAMSIAFASTAGAQNESAADPAAPPAAAQSAQPNTTPVTPQTVDNPNPASDEVAPPFADTPAGQTSDVPQPGEVTPPALDNGTPADSAAGAATDRFPNTDTQRDARTFRNDDRRDGRDPQAGRTPRSNFDPGFQVWGQTGQPLMIGTVPTGGLAAQAGLRADDRIISIDGRTFTTPSEFQDFAPQLAGRRVPIIVERDGQQQTVSIEYPTAAQSDSVASSRGWLGVYLSPSFSGNGARVSRLATGSPAARAGLRTGDIIVGLNGRDVWNYHDLVDGVTGLSPNSTAELNVMRNGRTVPLVATVAAVQRAGYRGDGYQRGYDADGYGRRPAPPTWNSGSNVGATDRLDRLEQMVIELQTELRSMRHELSQNR
- a CDS encoding HAD family hydrolase, with product MRRFHVLACDYDGTLARHGQVDAPTMAALEQVRASGRRLVMVTGRRLAELLETFSSAHVFDRLVVENGAVVYDPATGAEKVLAEAPSPRFIETLRARGVGPIAVGHTIVATWEPHGTTVLEVIRDLGLGMQIVLNKGAVMVLPGTVSKATGLEHALGEFGLSPRNAVAVGDAENDHVLLTYCECGAAVSNAVQALKDRADIILERDHGDGVIDLIEQIVDNDLSRWMTNCPRRRLELGSTAGGDPVRLPTFGVGVALESQALDSLQPLLDSLIQQWNAQGYQWCAVSLASTQLTEKAEVNLGTETQAPEMDAVIRALDNPRHSIFVNCAHLNAFDQGTFLKALANTLAERRRTSGRPHWVCWMGAAQALKNAGINLDELGAGMVFADAVEAHDSDLPTKLQRVRVVDRRGLADTSTVDTSGVAFKSFHWLVSDDGKVRLEPADIDHHNSHSSKPTP
- a CDS encoding ROK family protein, whose translation is MKPLVVDIGGTNVKAWSPDGKIMERLPTGKQFTPAQLLQALERWRQAAPCDSVAIGYPGRVQNGRPAREPWNLGDGWLDFDFESKIDVPVRLMNDAAMQALGSYERGSMLFLGLGTSVGSTLVVDGFVVPLELGSIPYSRNRSLEEMLSKKALHQTGQPRWRRAILRVLPKLLYAFAADYIVLGGGNAQRLRGQLPDFVRLGHNRNAYIGGVRLWQASDFRRVHWIPDEALSSHQENAPDGAA
- a CDS encoding cytochrome B6, whose product is MRLPCKRIVAVGSLAGLLLFMAAYNGVAQDRPRRPRAGQQPAQPAAPATTPPAARAERADAVQQAQTVQPPTGDRPETQFNDHDRAMTAALSKPASIDPSLAEQPEAGRMTGFDFYKDPLNAAKPGTTFAEIMAADVAQREPVMVRQRQLLEARYNLTPRTNPELRMTRGKLIPLGPTARLRDGVTWDSLAGLTPPQMLEQRAFPYPALPHPKQVAGGQVFPKMQIDMFPRLQRFDVEFDLPDAFIPEFPPAIFLANRPELGDVSRGQVVSINNYYPLFKDLLTPVQLDGLRLLLTPLPQEEFNPTDDRKTEQPSLGVTCFDCHVNGHTTAQFHLNPDTRPQERRLRLDTVSLRGVAQQQIHGSKRSLRSIEDFTEFEQRTAYFNGDAIHAMKKGMAILDRIQVSHMAQMQNMLDFPPAPKLNREGRLNPALANESELRGEGLFFGKARCAECHPAPFYIDHQLHDLQVERFSGEAPPGVIKTFTLRGIKESPPYMHDGRCLTLEDTVEFFNIVLELRLNTAEKQDLTAFLHCL